The following nucleotide sequence is from Aspergillus luchuensis IFO 4308 DNA, chromosome 1, nearly complete sequence.
CACAACCTCATGAGATCTTAtccaacaacctcctcctccgtcgaTCAACCAACTCTTCCTGAACCTCATCAAGTGTAGGCAACCTCCACTCAACCCCATCGCCAGCATCACCAGGCAACGGCTCCCACccatcctcaacatcctcatccttcctgCGCAATCTCTcaacagcctccttctccttctgcctctCATACGCCAAAAGcgtcccatcctcctcatccaacccaTATCCAAAGTAATTAGCATCGACCTTCTTCGTCGCAATCTCACCACCTCTCCCctttccaccttcttcatcctcttcctcggccggCCTCCTCCCGCGTCTCGCCGCCGCCTCAAACATCTCCTTCACACCCGGCAACTCTCTCGCTCGTCCAAAATACCGATACCCCTTCCCACCACCCGGtatctccctcccatcatcatcaaacaccCGTCCGGAGCCTCGCATATAGTTCGGCCCGCCCAGGTTCCGAATCTGCATCTCCCACGTCCACTTCTCCTTCATAAGCTTGTTGATCTCATCGTTCAGATCGCGGATCTGGTAATCGCTTAGACTGAGCTCCTGGATCCGGGAAACTTTGCGTGAGATTTCCTTCAGCACTTGGCCGCGCCATTTCTCGCACATCGGGATCGAGTCAACGGTCGTGATGGCTTTCGGGCGGCGCGTGCGCCCGATGTCGATGATTCCGAGGTCCGCGGCTTGTTGGGCCCGGAAACGGAAGAGCATCGATTGGGCTTTTTCGCTGTTACGCGCCTGATCATTTTGTTAGTTTGGGGGAGTTCTGGTTGAGCTTGACGTTTGGGTGTGGTTGAAGGCGAagggagaaggcgaggaggaggattttTGGGTATCGAGTTGAACAAGATTCGAGGGAACGGTTTGTTGCTTGTTTTGAAGGGGCGATCTGAAGGGGGTTGAGTTGGTGATGAAGGCTTACCATTGTGAAGAGTGGCGCGGGGGATCCCCGTGGCTGATGGAGCTGGGTGGTTGAGAGGATTGAAGTGAAGAATGAGAGACTGGAACGCTGGCTCTCGCGCTCTCTCTTGATCCAAGCTCGGGTGGGTTCGTCCGCCCGTTGACAAGCGAGCGCTAACAGATGCAGCCGCGCGGCTACGGTACCCGTGGTTCTTGGCTGTCAGTCTACCGAGTTTATTGTCTCCCTTGCTGCCAATAATGCAGTGCAATGTTGTTTTGAGTTGTGGTGGCTTACGGCTTACATGGGAAGTTAATTTTGATTTTCTAATGTTGTCGATATTAGTCGATTGGAAAGGAAGGCAATATTTAGAATTAAGGGTTGTGTATAGCATGTTTTCTGGTACTAgtgtattatatttttatgaACCGCTTCAGCAATGATGAATTCGAGGTATAATTGGTGAACGACCACATAAAACAATAACAGAGACTTGGGAATGCACACGGCTATCCGTTGCATATCGTCAAGATGCATCATGAAGCATTAAAACAGATCATATAACATAGTACACATCAAAATCATTCAAAAGCATAATCCAAGCGCCGCCTTCCGTCAACACTCCGTAGCCATGCAGGGCTGCCATCAAGTCATAGTCGTAATTGGTCGCTCAGGCCCTAAATGAATGTTTAGCGCCTGAGTGTAGTTAGAGCAATGTGCTCAGCAGGGTCAACCTGCTAGGTCGTCATAGTCTTACAAGAAGCCTTTGGTGTTGCTAGGCATCCGCTGCGGTATATCGCCTGCTCCGTACACGCTGCTCCCTCTCCTGCTTCCGGCATCACTGAAAGCGCCGACGTGGCTACGTCCGAGGACGCTGCCCCTCTCAACACGGAGCGCTCGCCATCCCTCTAGTTCACGCTCCAACCTGAGAGACTTCTCCCGCTCTTCCCGGAGTTCTCGCTCTGCTCGGCGCACTTGCAGCTGCGTCTCCGAGTCGGCATGTTGAAGCTCCTCAATGTTTCGGAGAAGCCGCTCGATCTTGTCGCGGGCTTTGCTAACGTCGTCATTCAGCTGGGAGTTCATCTTATCACGGCGCTCAATCTGGGACTGCAGGTCTTTGACCGTGCGGTCGACGTTCCGCAACGAACGCTGCTCAGAACTGTGCTTGGCTTCCTGGTCTTCAAGATGGGTCTCCAGCTATTTTCAAGATAGTTAGTATTTTCCAGGGCATTAGATTCATCAGTTTCATGGGGTAACTTACTTCCTTGATTCTCTTGTGTAAGAACCGGACGTCCTGGCTTCCTGATGAGTAGCTCTTGGTCTCCAGATCCACGCAGCGAAGTTGAGACTCCTTCAGCTGCTTCTCGAGAGCCGCCTTGTCCTTGAAGAGCTGGGCATTTGTTTCTCTCTCAGCAGTAACTTCCTTCTGCATCTCCGTCGCCAGTGCTTCCGCCCGCCTCATCTTACCGACTGCAGCTGCGGAAACATCTTCCTGTTGAGCAAGCTTGGACTTCAGCTCCAACAACTCACGGTCCATGCTGGCAGCATTGCGCATCGATGGACTCTCGCCCTTGGCAAGGTCCTCCAACCTTTCGCCTGCTTCAGCTAACCGGGTTTccagcatcttcttctccttcagcagcATGTCACGCTCCGCGGTCACATCGTCGACGGAGGTGCGAAGAGTTCTCACCTGCGACAGGAGGGAGACAACCCTGCTCTGAGCTTCATTATGAGCATTGACTGCCTCGTCGCGAGATGTCGTCACGTCTTGAAGCATGATGTCCATTCGAGCCTTCTCCTTAGCCCAAGTAGAGCTGTTCAGGACTTCATTGTCCCACTTGCTCCGCAAGTCTTCAAGTTCTTCACGGAGACGTGAGTTCTCACCGCGAACGTTAAGAACCTTTTCacgctccatctccaactcgTTGTTGAGTGTTGTGAACTCGCGCTGATACTTCTGCCTGGTCTGTTCCATTGATGTCTCCTTGTCTTCAATATCAATGGCACGTTGGTTTCTGTAGTCTTCAAGCTCGTTCTGGAGGCGCTGTTTGGCCTGCAGGGCGCCTTGGAGCTCAGCTGCTTGATCCTCCATCCTGGCCTCGAGCGACTGGGTCTGGCGTTGCAAGTCTTCAACCAGGGCATCCATTTGTTTGCGCTCAGACATTATCTGGGCACAAGTATCCTCGGCCTCCTGGGCCTGAGATTTGGCGAATTGCTCTGCTCTGGTAGCTTTCAGAACTGCAATCTCAGCTTGTTCCAATTTGCTGAAATACTCATCGGCACGGGCCTTGTACAAGCTCATACTGGAAGCTAGATCGGCTGACTTCGACGTCTCCGCATCAAGACGAATCTGAAGGTCAGCAAActcctggagaagctgatCTCGGCTAGCAGCATCCTGGTCCCTTGCAACCTGCAGCTCCTGGAACTCGGAACGAGCGTCACGGAGTTCTACTTCGAGCGTAGCCTTAGCTCTCTTAAGCTTTTCGAATTGAGCTTTCGCGTCGCTGAACTCTGCAATGGCTTCGTTATGCACCTTGAGCAAAGACCTTCTGGACTGCTCCTGCGAGTTAATCAGGTCGTACAGTTCTTCATGCGACTTGGCTTGGACGTCCCGTAGTGAAAGATCGCCTGACCGAATGTTCTTCTCCAGAGCGGAAACCTTCTTTGAGGAGTCATCGAGCTGCTCGTGCAGACGTCCGTTCTCACGCTCAAGCAGCTGCATGCGTCGCAGAGAAGGGCTTTCTTCCTGCCACATGTCTCGACCAGGTGCCGCTTGAGAAAGCTGGTTCTGGAGATGCTTGTTCTGCATCTCACTCATTTGAAGCTTGTTCTGGAGCTCCTCAATCTCGGTCGCCAGATCCATCCGCTTTTGGTAGCCGACCGTATCCACGGTCCTGTCGGAACGAGCAGAGTCATTGGCCGTTTCGTTGAAGTTAAGTCTGCGGTTCGGCGTTGTAGGAGTGCCAAACTTCTTTGCCAGAACATTGTCGGAGTTCTTTCTGAGATGGGTTGGGGTCCGGGGGCTAGCCACCTGGTTCTGATCAATTTCCTCCAGCAAGGCGCGTTTAGATGAGGCGTAACGTgcatccagctccttcatctcatccccatGCCGGCGACGCATTTCCGCCAGTTGGGCCTCAGCTCGACTATACTTCTCCTCGGTGACTTGCAATCTACTCTGTGTCGTCTGCAGCAGTTGTGCCAGATCAACCTTCTTAGCCAGACTAGGCTGAACCTTCTCCCAGGATTCCGAGTCATCAGACTCGGGCTCCACTACCTTGTGCAGCAACATTAATTGCCGGTGTAGATCCTCGATCTCCTTGTTTGCCGTATCCAGAGAGCCTTGAAGCTTGCGCGTATTCGCTTGTGCCTGGGTCCGGAGCTGTCTTTCGGTCTCAAGGTTCCTGTTTGCCTCCGCCAACTGAATGTTGGCAGTGGAAGCAGCCTTTTCCGCATTCCTACTGGCCTTATGTTCCCTAGCAACCTCATGGTTGAGGTCTTCCAGGCTCAAAGAGAgcttctctttctgcttctccagaGAAGTGATGCTGACTTGGAGGTCGCCAAGCTGACGACTTATCTTCTTGTTGTCTTCTTCGAGcttcgtcttctctttctgaaGAGCAGTTATGCGCAGGCGCGAGTTGTCGCTGGCCCTGGAAGTCGATCGGGCTATGTCGAGATTCTTTTGCTGGATCTTTGTGAGAAGAGCTCGGTTATCATTCTCCGATGCTGTAAGTCTACCCTTGAGCGTCACCAGTTCCCTCTCCAGGCGTTCCTTATGCTGATCATGGCGAATGCGGAAATTATCAGATTCAGCGATAGCGTGGGTCAATTCTTGGATTCGGGTGGAAAGACGTGACCTTTCAGCTTCTACCTCCTCTAGCTGACGTGTCTTATCGTCCAAATCTTTCCGCACACTCTCAAGGCGCTCGTTGGCCTGCTTCATGATGTTGCGTTCAATGTCGGCCTCTGCGTTTAATCGTGCATCTTCGACCTTCGTGAAACGGTCCCGCAGCTGAATCAACTCAGTTTGGAGTTCCTTGCGTGACTGCTCAGCAGCAACGCGGGCTTCAGTGGCACGACGAAGCGTGTCCTGCTGGATGTACATCTCCTTTTCGATGATAATCTTTGATTCATTCAAGGAAGTGTACTTGTCCTTGAGCTCCGCAAGATTATGCTCGG
It contains:
- the ISY1 gene encoding pre-mRNA-splicing factor ISY1 (BUSCO:EOG09264IOS;~COG:A;~EggNog:ENOG410PKY9;~InterPro:IPR029012,IPR037200,IPR009360;~PFAM:PF06246;~go_process: GO:0000350 - generation of catalytic spliceosome for second transesterification step [Evidence IEA]), which codes for MARNSEKAQSMLFRFRAQQAADLGIIDIGRTRRPKAITTVDSIPMCEKWRGQVLKEISRKVSRIQELSLSDYQIRDLNDEINKLMKEKWTWEMQIRNLGGPNYMRGSGRVFDDDGREIPGGGKGYRYFGRARELPGVKEMFEAAARRGRRPAEEEDEEGGKGRGGEIATKKVDANYFGYGLDEEDGTLLAYERQKEKEAVERLRRKDEDVEDGWEPLPGDAGDGVEWRLPTLDEVQEELVDRRRRRLLDKIS